The proteins below come from a single Conger conger chromosome 10, fConCon1.1, whole genome shotgun sequence genomic window:
- the LOC133139619 gene encoding C-type natriuretic peptide 3-like, which translates to MISNITIYCISSLLFLNLAGGKPLSSLQSLKELLEEERNAPYLDSEEAEVQGKEVNAENAAFTKASVHSWDPSSRDAALSSKENALARLLNDILSSSKRSWSRFKKGGLRSCFGVRLERIGSFSGLGC; encoded by the exons ATGATATCAAACATCACTATTTATTGCATCTCGTCATTGCTGTTTTTAAACCTGGCTGGAGGCAAACCATTGTCCAGTTTGCAG AGCCTCAAGGAGCTCCTGGAAGAAGAGAGGAATGCGCCCTATCTCGACTCGGAAGAGGCGGAAGTGCAGGGGAAAGAAGTGAACGCGGAGAATGCAGCCTTCACCAAGGCGTCCGTGCATTCCTGGGACCCAAGTTCAAGAGATGCTGCGCTCTCGTCGAAGGAGAACGCACTCGCTCGCCTCCTGAATGACATCCTGTCATCCTCCAAGCGCTCCTGGAGCAGATTCAAGAAAGGAGGTCTACGGAGCTGCTTTGGCGTCCGACTCGAAAGGATTGGCTCGTTTAGCGGACTAGGCTGTTAA
- the kiaa2013 gene encoding uncharacterized protein KIAA2013 homolog, translating into MWLQQRLKGLPGLLSSSWARRVLIGLLLFLIFYWYLSSDGMFRFLTGSGKSGGAAGACLQTETVRWQPLVDRGEGVVFSPQSKTVAPAVVGNGHFLVDIDSNKLWVSSSSQAGSPPVHLTEYSPAVTLEMQEKHSEAQASVLWFRKGSVLSVRCIIPGASQSSRDCVTVREEFLAHRSRPNVYIQRVHVTNPLDWVAIFDVTSPSPSFGSKFSASLEKTDDKDFILSSGRVVTDKNHFVLVVVASKRIPSRLQVAAKSEYTENLVSVVQISEPVESSKLEETFTKLRDGAKKEIGDLLRANMEDVIKDHQQAWTDLFISGVEMRKITDSHTPSSHTVNTTLYHVLSTSTAPLLYRRAKADERERLEASLNYADHCFSGHATMHAENLWPERVSSVAQILQLVTLWNLTLQKRGCRALVAAGAHGVMQGMVLSFGGLQFTENHLQFQADPDVLHNSYALRGIRYHKDLMSLAVLLDAEGKPFLHVSVKPQEKPVKLYACEAGCMNEPVELTSEVKGHTFPVMVTQPITALLYISTDLTHLQDLRHTLHVKAILAHEDHMAKQYPGLPFLFWFSVASLITLFHLFLFKLIYNEYCGPGAKPLFRSKEVTAIEEVSP; encoded by the exons ATGTGGCTTCAGCAAAGACTAAAGGGCCTGCCCGGTTTGCTGTCGAGCAGCTGGGCTAGAAGGGTTCTTATCGGATTACTTCTGTTCCTGATTTTTTACTGGTATCTCAGCTCCGATGGAATGTTTAGGTTTTTGACTGGCTCAGGGAAATCGGGAGGAGCAGCCGGTGCTTGTTTACAAACTGAAACGGTGAGATGGCAGCCACTTGTTGACCGAGGGGAAGGGGTTGTTTTTAGTCCCCAGAGCAAAACAGTCGCCCCTGCCGTGGTCGGTAATGGACATTTCTTGGTGGATATCGACTCCAACAAACTTTGGGTGAGTTCCTCTTCTCAGGCAGGCTCGCCCCCAGTTCATTTGACAGAGTATTCACCTGCTGTTACTCTGGAGATGCAAGAGAAGCACTCTGAGGCGCAGGCTTCAGTGCTCTGGTTCCGGAAGGGTTCTGTCCTGTCCGTCCGCTGCATCATACCGGGAGCAAGCCAATCTTCCCGGGACTGCGTCACTGTGAGAGAAGAGTTCTTAGCGCACCGCAGTCGGCCCAATGTGTACATTCAGCGCGTCCACGTCACCAATCCCTTAGACTGGGTGGCTATCTTCGACGTCacctcgccctctccctcctttggAAGCAAGTTCTCGGCCAGCTTGGAGAAGACGGATGACAAAGACTTCATTCTCTCCTCTGGCCGAGTGGTGACTGACAAGAACCACTTCGTGTTGGTGGTGGTAGCCTCCAAAAGAATACCCAGCCGGCTACAAGTAGCTGCAAAATCGGAATACACAGAGAACTTGGTGTCAGTGGTCCAGATATCTGAACCTGTTGAGTCCTCGAAACTTGAGGAGACCTTCACCAAGCTGAGAGATGGGGCCAAGAAGGAGATTGGGGATCTACTGAGAGCCAATATGGAGGATGTGATCAAGGACCACCAGCAGGCTTGGACAGATCTTTTCATTTCAG GCGTCGAGATGAGGAAGATCACGGACTCCCACACGCCGTCCAGCCACACGGTGAACACCACGCTGTACCACGTCCTCTCCACGTCCACGGCGCCCCTGCTGTACCGGCGGGCGAAGGCGGACGAGCGCGAGCGGCTGGAGGCCAGCCTGAACTACGCGGACCACTGCTTCAGCGGCCACGCCACCATGCACGCGGAGAACCTGTGGCCCGAGCGCGTCAGCAGCGTGGCGCAGATCCTGCAGCTGGTCACGCTGTGGAACCTGACGCTGCAGAAGCGCGGCTGCAGGGCGCTGGTGGCGGCCGGCGCGCACGGCGTCATGCAGGGCATGGTGCTCAGCTTCGGCGGGCTGCAGTTCACCGAGAACCACCTGCAGTTCCAGGCCGACCCGGACGTGCTGCACAACAGCTACGCGCTGCGCGGCATCCGCTACCACAAGGACCTGATGAGCCTGGCGGTGCTGCTGGACGCGGAGGGCAAGCCCTTCCTGCACGTGTCCGTCAAGCCGCAGGAGAAGCCCGTCAAGCTGTACGCCTGCGAGGCGGGGTGCATGAACGAGCCGGTGGAGCTGACCTCGGAGGTCAAGGGTCACACCTTCCCCGTGATGGTGACTCAGCCCATCACCGCGCTGCTGTACATCTCCACCGACCTGACGCACCTGCAGGACCTGAGGCACACGCTGCACGTGAAGGCCATCCTGGCCCACGAGGACCACATGGCCAAGCAGTACCCGGGCCTGCCCTTCTTATTCTGGTTCAGTGTGGCCTCCCTAATCACGCTCTTCCACCTCTTTCTGTTCAAACTCATCTACAATGAGTACTGTGGACCGGGCGCTAAGCCCCTCTTCAGAAGCAAG GAAGTGACCGCAATTGAGGAAGTCAGTCCCTAG